A part of Thermomicrobiales bacterium genomic DNA contains:
- a CDS encoding TetR/AcrR family transcriptional regulator yields the protein MAANEPTTSTRDPVATRAAILAAARALVLSNPGRLSIRRVAEEAGITHGTIYLYFRDKDDLLYQVAEASAHEMVAHLRRMPRNLSAEERLRRTWRDLVDAALASPDAFHFVFTLRPARMTGPSSVPPLAAILEAPLIDAMTGLTVGVDAPQDARALLLSIVGFVEAVRSGIATTDELRRASDRTIDLILAGLRVQTR from the coding sequence ATGGCCGCGAACGAGCCGACAACAAGTACGCGCGACCCGGTTGCCACGCGCGCTGCGATTCTCGCAGCGGCGCGCGCACTCGTGCTGAGCAATCCCGGACGTCTCTCCATCCGCCGCGTCGCCGAAGAGGCCGGCATCACGCACGGCACGATCTATCTCTACTTCCGAGACAAGGACGACCTGCTCTATCAGGTGGCCGAGGCGTCGGCGCACGAGATGGTGGCGCACCTGCGCCGCATGCCACGCAACCTCAGCGCCGAGGAACGCTTGCGTCGGACCTGGCGGGACCTCGTCGACGCGGCGCTCGCGTCTCCCGATGCGTTCCACTTCGTGTTCACCTTGCGGCCCGCCCGCATGACCGGCCCGTCGAGCGTTCCACCGCTGGCTGCCATCCTTGAAGCGCCGCTGATCGACGCAATGACCGGACTCACCGTCGGCGTCGATGCACCGCAGGACGCTCGGGCTCTGCTGCTCAGCATTGTTGGGTTCGTCGAAGCGGTTCGATCCGGCATCGCGACCACAGACGAGCTCCGTCGCGCATCCGACCGCACGATAGACCTGATTCTGGCCGGGCTGCGCGTCCAGACCCGCTGA
- a CDS encoding homoserine O-acetyltransferase — translation MTNITPIDTYTTPGHGIAAPGIDWVASPAQQAVRIATPADPFVTEAGATLDDVVLAYETWGTLSPNRDNVVLVFHALTGDSHAASHSEIPGDRAGWWEPLIGSGRPLDTDRFFIVCANTLASCYGSTGPCTIAPDGERWGTRFPAVTVRDQVNAQLRLLDRLGIDCLACAIGGSLGGMEAVEFAATAPERVRRLVVVAASGRFHAQGIAYNEIQRRAIMLDPTWQGGAYGEQQPAGGVALARMVGMLTFQSDESMTMRFGRHAVARYNAWPEFHGRFDVEGYLHYQGDKLSGRFDANAYLYLLRAMDSHDIGRERGGLAEAARRITARTLVIGVRSDVLFPTVHVQETADAISRGGGVARYWELNSPHGHDAFLKDFERLDAVLRDGVGRQAAPPVTRPADVDETEAAD, via the coding sequence ATGACGAACATTACGCCGATCGACACATATACAACACCCGGACACGGCATCGCGGCACCAGGCATTGACTGGGTTGCCAGCCCGGCGCAGCAGGCCGTTCGCATTGCCACGCCGGCTGATCCGTTTGTCACTGAGGCCGGGGCAACGCTCGATGATGTCGTCCTCGCCTACGAGACATGGGGCACGCTCTCACCGAATCGTGACAACGTCGTCCTGGTGTTCCACGCGCTCACTGGCGACTCGCACGCTGCATCCCATTCGGAGATCCCCGGCGATCGCGCCGGCTGGTGGGAGCCGCTAATCGGCAGCGGCCGACCGCTGGACACCGACCGCTTCTTCATCGTCTGCGCCAACACGCTGGCGTCGTGCTACGGCTCGACCGGGCCATGCACCATCGCGCCGGATGGCGAGCGCTGGGGCACGCGCTTCCCGGCCGTCACCGTTCGCGATCAGGTGAATGCCCAGTTGCGGCTGTTAGATCGGCTGGGTATCGACTGTCTGGCCTGCGCCATCGGAGGCTCACTGGGCGGAATGGAGGCGGTCGAGTTTGCTGCGACTGCTCCCGAGCGCGTCCGCCGACTGGTCGTTGTCGCCGCTTCGGGCCGCTTCCACGCTCAGGGTATCGCCTATAACGAGATTCAGCGCCGGGCGATCATGCTCGATCCGACCTGGCAGGGTGGCGCATACGGCGAGCAGCAGCCCGCCGGTGGCGTCGCGCTGGCCCGCATGGTCGGCATGCTGACCTTTCAGTCCGACGAGTCGATGACGATGCGTTTCGGTCGCCATGCGGTGGCGCGTTACAATGCCTGGCCGGAATTCCACGGTCGCTTCGACGTCGAGGGCTATCTACACTACCAGGGCGACAAGCTCTCCGGTCGCTTCGATGCCAACGCCTACCTCTACTTGCTGCGGGCCATGGATAGCCACGATATCGGCCGCGAGCGCGGCGGACTGGCTGAAGCCGCGCGACGGATCACCGCCCGCACGCTCGTCATCGGTGTGAGATCGGACGTGCTCTTCCCCACGGTGCATGTGCAGGAGACGGCTGACGCGATTTCACGCGGCGGTGGTGTGGCGCGCTACTGGGAGCTGAACTCACCGCACGGCCACGACGCGTTCCTCAAGGACTTCGAGCGCCTCGATGCGGTGCTTCGCGACGGAGTGGGCCGGCAGGCCGCGCCGCCGGTGACGCGCCCGGCCGATGTCGACGAGACGGAGGCAGCCGATTGA
- a CDS encoding O-acetylhomoserine aminocarboxypropyltransferase/cysteine synthase translates to MTDANSNGVPNKEKWGFNTRQIHAGQQPDPTTTSRAVPIYQTSSFVFHDADHAARLFGLQEFGNIYSRIMNPTNDVFEQRIASLEGGIAALATGSGQAAESIAIFTFLEAGDEIVSAASLYGGTYNLFATTLPRLGITTNFIDPSNLDNFRAAINDRTRAIYIETIGNPKLDVVRIKDVAAIAHEAGLPLIVDNTFASPYLCRPIEHGADIVVHSATKWIGGHGTSIGGVIIDAGKFDWTNGKFPKMEDYVERFGDLAWIVRARVEPYRDLGPALAPLNSFLFLQGLETLSLRMERHCENSQRVAEWLEADPRVTWVTYPGLKSHPNHDVAAEQFDHGFGAMIVFGVKGGHAAGREVINNVQLFSLLANVGDAKSLIIHPASTTHRQLSPEELALAGVSEDTVRLCIGIEHVEDLLADLEQALAAA, encoded by the coding sequence ATGACTGACGCCAACAGCAACGGAGTTCCCAACAAGGAGAAGTGGGGGTTCAACACCCGCCAGATCCACGCTGGACAGCAGCCTGATCCGACGACAACGTCGCGTGCAGTTCCGATCTATCAGACGTCGTCGTTCGTGTTCCACGACGCCGATCATGCAGCGCGACTCTTCGGCCTGCAGGAATTCGGCAACATCTACTCGCGGATCATGAACCCGACCAACGATGTCTTCGAGCAGCGCATTGCCTCGCTCGAAGGCGGCATCGCCGCGCTCGCCACCGGCTCCGGTCAGGCTGCTGAGTCGATCGCGATCTTCACCTTCCTTGAGGCTGGAGACGAAATCGTCTCAGCAGCTAGCCTCTACGGCGGCACCTACAATCTGTTCGCCACGACCTTGCCGCGCCTCGGCATCACGACGAACTTCATTGATCCGTCGAACCTGGACAACTTCCGGGCGGCAATCAACGACCGAACACGAGCGATCTACATCGAGACGATTGGCAACCCGAAGCTCGATGTCGTCCGCATCAAGGACGTGGCTGCGATCGCCCACGAGGCTGGTCTGCCATTGATCGTCGATAACACCTTCGCGTCGCCGTACCTGTGCCGCCCGATCGAGCACGGCGCTGACATCGTCGTCCACTCGGCCACGAAGTGGATCGGCGGACACGGAACGTCCATCGGTGGCGTCATCATCGACGCCGGCAAGTTCGACTGGACCAACGGCAAGTTCCCGAAGATGGAGGACTATGTCGAGCGCTTCGGCGATCTGGCCTGGATCGTCCGCGCGCGTGTCGAGCCGTATCGTGACCTCGGCCCGGCTCTGGCTCCACTGAACTCGTTCCTGTTCCTGCAGGGGCTCGAGACGCTTTCGCTGCGCATGGAGCGCCACTGCGAGAACTCGCAACGTGTTGCGGAGTGGCTGGAAGCCGACCCGCGTGTGACCTGGGTGACCTATCCGGGCCTCAAGAGTCACCCGAACCACGACGTTGCTGCTGAGCAGTTCGATCATGGCTTCGGCGCGATGATCGTCTTCGGCGTCAAGGGCGGGCATGCGGCAGGGCGCGAAGTCATCAATAACGTGCAACTTTTCTCGCTGCTGGCGAACGTCGGCGACGCCAAGTCGCTCATCATCCATCCGGCCTCGACCACGCACCGGCAGCTGTCGCCGGAGGAGCTGGCGCTGGCGGGCGTGAGCGAGGACACCGTGCGCCTGTGCATCGGTATCGAACACGTGGAAGACCTGCTGGCCGACCTGGAGCAGGCGCTGGCGGCGGCCTGA
- a CDS encoding DNA starvation/stationary phase protection protein: MAKTKSKTPKGKSPAGKTAASRAKAPATAPGIDIGISASDRKQIAAGLASFLSDSFTLYLRTHNFHWNVTGPMFNTLHTMFETQYTEQWTALDEIAERIRALGFAAPASYADFARLSSIQDGPAVDGGDWRAMVQQLVSGNEAVCRPAREVLEIADDADDAPTEDLLTQRLQTHEKYAWMLRSLLE, from the coding sequence ATGGCCAAGACCAAGAGCAAGACCCCCAAGGGCAAGTCGCCCGCCGGCAAGACCGCTGCCAGCCGGGCCAAGGCCCCGGCCACCGCGCCGGGCATCGACATCGGCATTTCCGCCAGCGACCGCAAGCAGATCGCCGCCGGCCTGGCCAGCTTCCTGTCGGACTCTTTCACCCTGTACCTGCGGACCCACAACTTCCACTGGAACGTGACCGGGCCGATGTTCAACACCCTGCACACCATGTTCGAGACCCAGTACACCGAACAGTGGACGGCGCTGGACGAGATCGCCGAGCGCATCCGCGCGCTGGGCTTCGCCGCCCCGGCCAGCTATGCCGACTTCGCCCGCCTGAGCTCGATCCAGGACGGCCCGGCGGTGGACGGCGGCGACTGGCGGGCGATGGTGCAGCAGCTGGTAAGCGGCAACGAGGCGGTGTGCCGTCCCGCGCGCGAGGTGCTGGAGATCGCCGACGACGCCGACGACGCGCCCACCGAGGATCTGCTGACCCAGCGCCTGCAGACCCACGAGAAGTACGCCTGGATGCTGCGCTCGCTGCTGGAGTGA